One Leucobacter muris DNA segment encodes these proteins:
- a CDS encoding CPBP family intramembrane glutamic endopeptidase encodes MNDAMNEAAEPGEGATIGAASAAHPGETGGAGPEAGPVASIGGPATASPGRPDRLARVPWGPVALFVALAFGLAWLVALPLWLMDLESSAAQLVFPITASAMMFTPAIAAVVTMFATRTPRGERLRFLGMWPLRPAKRVVGMMLLALFAPPLAVFALATAVAVLCGWVQLDLVHFSGFVEANTAALPEGVDPGIMPQPGLLIAINLALFPILAVIPNSIVGFGEELGWRGWLLPALRPLGLWPSLLLSGAIWGLWHAPLTLLGHNYGLFDWRGVALMTLNCTISGVVFGWLRLRSGSVWPAAIGHGAFNGTGGMIVWFMAAGQLETFDTALASVAGVAGWIVFAVIIAVLALTGQLKREPELAPRR; translated from the coding sequence ATGAACGACGCGATGAATGAGGCGGCCGAGCCGGGCGAGGGCGCGACGATCGGCGCCGCGAGCGCCGCCCATCCCGGCGAGACGGGCGGGGCGGGGCCCGAGGCCGGTCCCGTCGCGAGCATCGGCGGCCCCGCAACGGCGAGCCCGGGCCGCCCCGACCGGCTCGCCCGCGTGCCGTGGGGGCCGGTCGCCCTCTTCGTCGCACTGGCCTTCGGCCTGGCCTGGCTCGTGGCGCTGCCGCTCTGGCTCATGGACCTCGAGAGCTCGGCGGCGCAGCTGGTGTTCCCCATCACGGCCTCGGCGATGATGTTCACCCCGGCGATCGCGGCGGTCGTGACGATGTTCGCGACGCGCACCCCTCGGGGGGAGCGCCTGCGGTTCCTCGGCATGTGGCCCCTGCGACCCGCCAAGCGGGTGGTCGGCATGATGCTGCTCGCCCTCTTCGCCCCCCCCCTCGCGGTCTTCGCTCTGGCGACCGCGGTGGCCGTGCTGTGCGGGTGGGTGCAGCTCGACCTCGTGCACTTCTCGGGTTTCGTCGAGGCGAACACCGCCGCGCTGCCCGAGGGAGTGGACCCGGGGATCATGCCGCAGCCCGGCCTGCTCATCGCCATCAACCTCGCGCTGTTCCCGATCCTCGCGGTGATCCCCAACTCGATCGTCGGCTTCGGCGAGGAGCTGGGGTGGCGCGGCTGGCTGCTGCCCGCGCTGCGACCGCTGGGCCTGTGGCCCTCGCTGCTGCTGAGCGGAGCGATCTGGGGGCTGTGGCACGCACCGCTCACCCTGCTCGGGCACAACTACGGCCTGTTCGACTGGCGCGGTGTCGCCCTGATGACGCTCAACTGCACGATCTCGGGCGTGGTCTTCGGGTGGCTGCGCCTGCGATCGGGCTCGGTGTGGCCGGCGGCGATCGGGCACGGCGCATTCAACGGCACCGGCGGGATGATCGTGTGGTTCATGGCCGCGGGCCAGCTGGAGACGTTCGACACCGCGCTCGCGAGCGTCGCGGGAGTGGCGGGCTGGATCGTGTTCGCCGTCATCATCGCGGTGCTCGCGCTCACGGGGCAGCTGAAGCGTGAACCGGAGCTCGCGCCGCGCAGGTGA
- a CDS encoding TetR/AcrR family transcriptional regulator, producing MTDARIVRTRAALNRAIIDLATEKAVPSITVSELAAEAGINRVTFYKHFTTPAEALGAALSLDLDQARTRFVDGFASNGADPVEFLRASVSEVLDHIDRHRNLYELSIDSPQDGTVPNLLADHFTETLEQYLESRSRLQPPLPDVDRSIVARFFAHGLVGAIKAWLLSGSSDHDEVLRSVVALSPEWWFPEH from the coding sequence ATGACCGACGCGAGAATCGTCCGAACCAGGGCCGCGCTGAATCGCGCCATCATCGACCTCGCGACCGAGAAAGCCGTTCCCAGCATCACCGTCTCCGAGCTCGCAGCCGAGGCCGGCATCAACCGCGTCACCTTCTACAAGCACTTCACCACCCCCGCCGAGGCGCTCGGCGCCGCTCTCTCCCTCGACCTCGATCAGGCCCGCACCCGGTTCGTCGACGGCTTCGCTTCGAACGGCGCAGACCCGGTCGAGTTCCTCCGGGCCAGCGTGAGCGAGGTGCTCGACCACATCGACCGCCACCGCAACCTCTACGAGCTGTCCATCGACTCCCCGCAAGACGGCACGGTGCCGAACCTGCTGGCCGACCACTTCACCGAGACCCTCGAGCAGTACCTCGAGAGCCGTTCCCGGCTGCAGCCGCCGCTGCCCGACGTGGATCGCAGCATCGTCGCCAGGTTCTTCGCCCACGGCCTCGTCGGCGCGATCAAGGCATGGTTGCTGAGCGGCTCCTCCGACCACGACGAGGTGCTGCGCTCGGTCGTCGCCCTCTCACCCGAGTGGTGGTTCCCCGAGCACTGA
- a CDS encoding cupin domain-containing protein codes for MSESAGGSATEQAGAQPGDLAGLPVEAARWVRHLGLEPLEHEGGLFRRTHLDEHSSAIYYLLADPDFSALHALDSVEVYHWYAGSPLRLLLLHPDGRAEERLLGPDPDAGQLPQLVVPPGVMQGSSPLGPWSLIGTTMAPPFEWQGFELGDRDLLQRRHPDAAERIAELTRAVSDTSSGSAH; via the coding sequence GTGAGCGAGTCGGCGGGCGGCAGCGCGACCGAGCAGGCCGGTGCGCAGCCGGGCGACCTCGCGGGGCTCCCGGTCGAGGCCGCGCGCTGGGTGCGGCACCTCGGCCTCGAGCCGCTCGAGCACGAGGGCGGGCTCTTCCGCCGCACGCACCTCGACGAGCACTCGAGCGCCATCTACTACCTGCTCGCAGACCCCGACTTCTCGGCGCTGCACGCCCTCGACTCGGTCGAGGTCTACCACTGGTACGCGGGCTCCCCGCTCCGCCTGCTGCTGCTGCATCCCGACGGCCGCGCAGAGGAGCGGCTGCTCGGCCCCGACCCCGACGCCGGGCAGCTGCCCCAGCTCGTCGTGCCGCCGGGCGTGATGCAGGGATCCTCACCCCTCGGCCCATGGTCGCTCATCGGCACGACCATGGCCCCGCCGTTCGAATGGCAGGGTTTCGAGCTCGGCGATCGCGATCTGCTGCAGCGCCGCCACCCCGATGCGGCCGAGCGCATCGCAGAGCTCACCCGCGCAGTTTCCGATACTTCTTCGGGGTCGGCGCACTAA
- a CDS encoding ABC transporter permease: MNFLDLFDQDLVSSVLRSLIPILLAALGGMLAERVGIFNIGLEGMILVGAFCGVAASFFAHNWIVGVIVAMIAGALFSLILGYGSVYRKGDPIVLAIAMNILAVGMTSFLLVAIFNVQGVFQDPGIDGIPVWRIPVLADIPVLGALFSLTPLGYLALLLVPALWVMLFRTPLGLRLRGVGERPLAAATMGVNPQRYQLGAVIASGALAGLGGAQLALGNVVQFTENMSAGRGWIAVVAVMLARAHPVGVLGAALLFGFADAIGFRLQSFGLPQQLTDAGPYVVTLLVLVLMSKRFRKTREAALA; encoded by the coding sequence ATGAACTTCCTCGACCTGTTCGACCAGGATCTCGTCTCCTCGGTGCTGCGCTCGCTCATCCCGATCCTGCTCGCGGCCCTCGGAGGCATGCTCGCCGAGCGCGTCGGCATCTTCAACATCGGCCTCGAGGGCATGATCCTCGTCGGCGCGTTCTGCGGCGTCGCGGCCTCGTTCTTCGCGCACAACTGGATCGTCGGCGTGATCGTCGCGATGATCGCCGGCGCGCTGTTCTCGCTGATCCTCGGCTACGGGTCGGTCTACCGCAAGGGCGACCCCATCGTGCTCGCGATCGCGATGAACATCCTGGCGGTGGGCATGACGAGCTTCCTGCTCGTCGCGATCTTCAACGTGCAGGGCGTGTTCCAGGATCCCGGCATCGACGGCATCCCGGTGTGGCGCATCCCGGTGCTCGCCGACATCCCCGTGCTCGGCGCGCTGTTCTCGCTCACGCCGCTCGGCTATCTCGCGCTGCTGCTCGTGCCCGCCCTGTGGGTCATGCTGTTCCGCACACCGCTCGGCCTGCGTCTGCGCGGCGTCGGCGAGCGGCCCCTCGCGGCGGCCACCATGGGTGTCAACCCGCAGCGCTACCAGTTGGGTGCGGTCATCGCCTCAGGCGCCCTCGCGGGCCTCGGCGGCGCGCAACTGGCTCTCGGCAACGTGGTGCAGTTCACGGAGAACATGTCGGCGGGTCGCGGCTGGATCGCCGTCGTCGCGGTGATGCTCGCGCGGGCCCACCCGGTGGGCGTGCTCGGCGCCGCCCTGCTGTTCGGCTTCGCCGACGCCATCGGGTTCCGCCTGCAGTCGTTCGGCCTGCCGCAGCAGCTCACCGACGCGGGACCCTACGTCGTGACCCTGCTCGTGCTCGTCCTCATGAGCAAGCGCTTCCGCAAGACACGGGAAGCGGCGCTGGCGTGA
- a CDS encoding ABC transporter permease, translating to MSALQRVGRWLAGPIPVSIVLAFLIGACFMLIAGVDPLSGYAAMLQGSFGTGAGLANTLQRAVPIIGIGIAIAIAFRAGVLNLGTEGQAGLGALAGGIVAIYVPGPAFLVLLLALVTAVVVGAAWGLIAAVLQNLLGVPILLSTLLLNYPARYFSSWLIRFRLDESSSDLVASDQVRPEVQLSMIVPRDSGLAETLRGSLGATNPVTAVLTGVNWSLIVLILVVIATIFMNRRTRYGFESGLSGQNAEFVRYGGVKPGPLVLRTMALSGGLAGLFGLMLVIGAPNTRLIEGYFVQTNYAWTALLVTLLALYRPVGIVIAGTFFAAIMVGSDAMGRELGLSPQIAAVIQALVIILLAFRVALPRFRRRRAGGEGAAAPPPLPTPGEPQPALTGAAVPEAPDTAAEKESE from the coding sequence GTGAGCGCTCTGCAGAGAGTCGGGCGCTGGCTCGCGGGGCCGATCCCGGTCTCGATCGTGCTGGCCTTCCTCATCGGCGCCTGCTTCATGCTGATCGCGGGCGTCGACCCGCTCAGCGGGTACGCCGCGATGCTGCAGGGGTCGTTCGGCACCGGCGCCGGCCTCGCGAACACGCTGCAGCGCGCCGTGCCGATCATCGGCATCGGCATCGCCATCGCCATCGCCTTCCGCGCCGGCGTGCTGAACCTCGGCACCGAGGGGCAGGCCGGTCTCGGCGCACTCGCGGGCGGCATCGTCGCGATCTACGTTCCCGGCCCGGCCTTCCTCGTGCTGCTGCTCGCCCTCGTCACCGCGGTGGTCGTCGGCGCCGCCTGGGGGCTCATCGCCGCGGTGCTGCAGAACCTGCTCGGCGTGCCGATCCTGCTCTCCACGCTGCTGCTCAACTACCCCGCGCGCTACTTCTCATCGTGGCTCATCCGCTTCCGGCTCGACGAGTCGAGCTCCGACCTCGTGGCGAGCGACCAGGTGCGGCCCGAGGTGCAGCTGTCGATGATCGTGCCGCGCGACTCGGGCCTCGCCGAGACGCTGCGCGGCAGCCTCGGCGCCACGAATCCCGTCACGGCCGTGCTCACCGGCGTCAACTGGTCGCTCATCGTGCTGATCCTCGTGGTCATCGCGACGATCTTCATGAACCGCCGCACCCGCTACGGCTTCGAGTCGGGTCTCAGCGGTCAGAACGCCGAGTTCGTGCGCTACGGCGGCGTGAAGCCCGGGCCGCTCGTGCTGCGCACGATGGCGCTCTCGGGCGGCCTCGCCGGCCTTTTCGGCCTCATGCTCGTGATCGGGGCGCCCAACACGCGCCTCATCGAGGGCTACTTCGTGCAGACCAACTACGCGTGGACGGCCCTGCTCGTCACCCTGCTCGCCCTCTACCGCCCGGTCGGCATCGTGATCGCGGGCACCTTCTTCGCCGCCATCATGGTCGGCAGCGACGCGATGGGCCGCGAGCTCGGCCTGTCGCCCCAGATCGCGGCCGTGATCCAGGCGCTCGTCATCATCCTGCTCGCGTTCCGCGTCGCGCTGCCCCGGTTCCGCCGCAGGCGGGCGGGCGGAGAGGGCGCCGCGGCTCCCCCGCCGCTGCCGACGCCGGGCGAACCGCAGCCCGCTCTCACCGGAGCAGCCGTTCCCGAGGCGCCCGACACCGCCGCCGAGAAGGAGTCCGAGTGA
- a CDS encoding ABC transporter ATP-binding protein, which yields MVAEVSMRGITKRFPGVLADDNVDFEVETGEIHALMGENGAGKSILMSMLAGVYQPDEGEIFIRGERRTLSSPLDAIDAGIGMVFQSFKLFPSLTIAENVVFRAEPTKRGLIDRQAAGRQVAEIAERYGLSIDPGARVDSVPVGVLQRVEIVKALYREARVLILDEPTAVLTPQETERLFDVLRALKADGRTIIIITHKLNEAMAISDRVTVLRDGRNVAQLVTAESSPAEITRHMTGRDVDLSTPPPAQRPGEVVLDVRGLTVPGTGERNAVSQAELFVRAGEIVGIAGVAGNGQVELAEAIIGMRQVGAGTVSVSGSDLSRATIAERRDGGIAYIPEDRHAVGSAGTADAIDNLALGHHRRAPILQRGLLSRSAMLEHAKRLIQRFGVKIAGPTTPVGTLSGGNLQKVVVARELDYRSPLLIAEQPTRGVDIGAIEAIHRELCKYRDNGGALLLISAELSEIMSLSSRILVMFEGRIVAEVPKSEANDALLGLYMAGHEPEERHRPGAFAATLAGSTASQNNGKGAAL from the coding sequence ATGGTCGCCGAGGTCTCGATGCGCGGCATCACCAAGCGCTTCCCCGGCGTGCTCGCCGACGACAACGTCGACTTCGAGGTCGAGACGGGCGAGATCCACGCCCTCATGGGCGAGAACGGCGCGGGCAAGTCGATCCTGATGTCGATGCTCGCCGGCGTCTACCAGCCCGACGAGGGCGAGATCTTCATCCGCGGCGAGCGCCGCACGCTCTCCTCGCCCCTCGACGCGATCGACGCCGGCATCGGCATGGTCTTCCAGTCGTTCAAGCTCTTCCCCTCGCTCACCATCGCCGAGAACGTGGTGTTCCGCGCCGAGCCCACGAAGCGGGGGCTCATCGATCGTCAGGCCGCCGGCCGCCAGGTCGCCGAGATCGCCGAGCGCTACGGCCTCTCGATCGATCCGGGCGCCCGCGTCGACTCGGTGCCCGTCGGCGTGCTGCAGCGCGTCGAGATCGTGAAGGCGCTGTACCGCGAGGCGCGCGTGCTCATCCTCGACGAGCCCACCGCCGTGCTCACCCCGCAGGAGACCGAGCGCCTCTTCGACGTGCTGCGCGCCCTCAAAGCCGACGGCCGCACGATCATCATCATCACCCACAAGCTGAACGAGGCCATGGCGATCTCCGACCGGGTCACCGTGCTGCGCGACGGCCGCAACGTCGCCCAGCTGGTCACCGCCGAGAGCTCGCCCGCCGAGATCACCCGGCACATGACGGGCCGCGACGTCGACCTCAGCACCCCTCCTCCCGCTCAGCGGCCCGGCGAGGTCGTGCTCGACGTGCGTGGCCTCACCGTTCCCGGCACGGGCGAGCGCAACGCCGTCTCGCAGGCCGAGCTGTTCGTGCGCGCGGGCGAGATCGTCGGCATCGCGGGCGTCGCCGGCAACGGGCAGGTCGAGCTGGCCGAGGCGATCATCGGCATGCGCCAGGTCGGTGCCGGCACCGTCTCGGTGTCCGGCTCAGACCTCAGCCGCGCCACCATCGCCGAGCGCCGCGACGGGGGCATCGCCTACATCCCCGAGGATCGCCACGCGGTCGGCAGCGCCGGCACCGCCGACGCGATCGACAACCTCGCCCTCGGTCACCACCGCCGAGCGCCGATCCTGCAGCGCGGCCTGCTCTCACGCTCGGCCATGCTCGAGCACGCCAAACGCCTGATCCAGCGCTTCGGCGTGAAGATCGCGGGGCCCACCACACCCGTCGGCACCCTGTCGGGCGGCAACCTGCAGAAGGTGGTCGTCGCCCGCGAGCTCGACTACCGCTCGCCCCTGCTCATCGCCGAGCAGCCCACCCGCGGCGTCGACATCGGCGCCATCGAGGCGATCCACCGCGAGCTCTGCAAGTACCGCGACAACGGAGGCGCGCTGCTGCTCATCTCGGCCGAGCTCAGCGAGATCATGTCGCTGTCGTCGCGCATCCTGGTGATGTTCGAGGGGCGCATCGTCGCCGAGGTTCCGAAGTCCGAGGCGAATGACGCGCTGCTCGGTCTCTACATGGCCGGCCACGAACCCGAGGAGCGGCATCGCCCCGGCGCGTTCGCCGCGACGCTCGCCGGTTCGACCGCGTCGCAGAACAACGGGAAGGGAGCCGCACTGTGA
- a CDS encoding BMP family ABC transporter substrate-binding protein, producing the protein MFFTKRRARAALIAGAASAALLLTSCSGGGGDNGGSEAGAEGPSFIYITSDPIGQNEFLKSGKVGIDRVAEQFEGSAKTFESKDDAQRRSNLEAAIAEAPEVIVMLGFQFGDVAVELAEQNPQQKFVLIDTFVEGAPENLYQATFREQEPSYLLGVEAGLLTEADKVGSVISLDIPLLAKYSEGFAEGAKSVNPEVDTVAPQVIGGDNPFADTARAKEQAIAFAGTGVDQVFAVGAAANGGIMEAAAEKGFSAYGVDANQCPMAPGFVVDGTIKAVDKVVETVVGEIMDGKSSTEATTSFGLAEEGMTIVSLTEDAADSQCTVMDHPEVLEQVEQTRDDIVSGKIEVKDPTA; encoded by the coding sequence ATGTTCTTCACCAAGCGTCGCGCCCGCGCGGCCCTGATCGCGGGCGCCGCTTCGGCCGCGCTCCTGCTCACCTCCTGCTCCGGCGGCGGTGGCGACAACGGCGGCTCCGAGGCGGGCGCCGAGGGGCCCTCGTTCATCTACATCACGAGCGACCCCATCGGTCAGAACGAGTTCCTCAAGTCGGGCAAGGTCGGCATCGACCGCGTGGCCGAGCAGTTCGAGGGCAGCGCCAAGACCTTCGAGTCGAAGGACGACGCTCAGCGCCGCTCGAACCTCGAGGCCGCGATCGCCGAGGCCCCCGAGGTCATCGTAATGCTCGGCTTCCAGTTCGGCGACGTGGCCGTCGAGCTCGCCGAGCAGAACCCGCAGCAGAAGTTCGTGCTCATCGACACCTTCGTCGAGGGCGCCCCCGAGAACCTCTACCAGGCCACCTTCCGCGAGCAGGAGCCGTCCTACCTGCTCGGCGTCGAGGCCGGCCTGCTGACGGAGGCCGACAAGGTCGGCTCGGTCATCTCGCTCGACATCCCGCTGCTCGCGAAGTACTCCGAGGGCTTCGCCGAGGGTGCGAAGAGCGTCAACCCCGAGGTCGACACCGTCGCCCCGCAGGTCATCGGCGGCGACAACCCGTTCGCCGACACCGCGCGCGCGAAGGAGCAGGCGATCGCGTTCGCCGGCACCGGAGTCGACCAGGTCTTCGCCGTCGGCGCCGCCGCGAACGGCGGCATCATGGAGGCCGCCGCCGAGAAGGGCTTCTCGGCCTACGGCGTCGACGCCAACCAGTGCCCGATGGCGCCCGGCTTCGTGGTCGACGGCACCATCAAGGCCGTCGACAAGGTGGTCGAGACCGTGGTCGGCGAGATCATGGACGGCAAGAGCTCGACCGAGGCGACCACCTCGTTCGGCCTCGCGGAGGAGGGCATGACGATCGTCAGCCTCACCGAGGACGCCGCCGACTCGCAGTGCACCGTGATGGACCACCCCGAGGTGCTCGAGCAGGTCGAGCAGACCCGCGACGACATCGTGAGCGGCAAGATCGAGGTCAAGGACCCCACCGCGTAA
- the mtnA gene encoding S-methyl-5-thioribose-1-phosphate isomerase: MRTIDWVDGAIELIDQTLLPHRIEALRVTELPELIDDIQRLAVRGAPALGVAGAMGTALIAASVAEAGGDTELDRDEVRRQAKLLREARPTAVNLSWGVDRALTRLDAGAEAILDEALAIRDEDIAACVSMGLRGADLTRELTGKDRVRVMTICNTGSLATVERGTALGVIQTLLEQGSLEEAFPLETRPLLQGARLTAWELQRMEAPFRLLIDSAGPFLLSRGIADAVFIGADRIAANGDTANKIGSFSLALAAQHAGVPFIVVAPESTVDMSTASGADIEIEDRGAAEVAGFGGTRTAPEGVGAVNPAFDVTPHELITAIVTERRVILPGRGETLAGVPLDDLRA, encoded by the coding sequence TTGCGCACGATCGACTGGGTCGACGGAGCCATCGAACTGATCGACCAGACCCTGCTGCCGCACCGCATCGAGGCGCTGCGGGTCACCGAGCTCCCCGAGCTCATCGACGACATCCAGCGGCTCGCGGTGCGCGGCGCCCCGGCGCTCGGCGTCGCGGGTGCGATGGGCACCGCGCTCATCGCGGCGAGCGTCGCCGAGGCGGGGGGCGACACCGAGCTGGATCGCGACGAGGTGCGCCGTCAGGCGAAGCTGCTGCGCGAGGCGCGGCCCACCGCGGTCAACCTCTCCTGGGGCGTGGATCGCGCCCTCACGAGGCTCGACGCGGGCGCGGAGGCGATCCTCGATGAGGCGCTCGCGATCCGCGACGAGGACATCGCGGCCTGCGTCTCGATGGGCCTGCGCGGCGCGGATCTGACGCGCGAGCTCACGGGCAAGGATCGCGTGCGCGTCATGACCATCTGCAACACGGGCAGCCTCGCCACGGTGGAGCGCGGCACCGCACTCGGCGTGATCCAGACGCTGCTCGAGCAGGGATCCCTCGAGGAGGCGTTCCCGCTCGAGACCCGTCCGCTGCTGCAGGGCGCCCGCCTCACCGCGTGGGAGCTGCAGCGCATGGAGGCCCCCTTCCGACTCCTCATCGACTCGGCCGGCCCCTTCCTGCTCTCGCGCGGCATCGCCGACGCGGTGTTCATCGGCGCCGACCGCATCGCCGCGAACGGCGACACCGCCAACAAGATCGGCTCGTTCTCGCTCGCGCTCGCCGCGCAGCACGCGGGTGTGCCGTTCATCGTGGTCGCCCCAGAGTCGACGGTCGACATGTCGACCGCGAGCGGCGCCGACATCGAGATCGAGGATCGCGGCGCGGCAGAGGTCGCCGGCTTCGGCGGGACCCGCACCGCACCCGAGGGGGTCGGCGCGGTCAACCCCGCCTTCGACGTCACCCCGCACGAGCTCATCACGGCCATCGTGACCGAGCGGCGCGTGATCCTGCCCGGCCGCGGCGAGACCCTCGCCGGGGTGCCGCTCGACGATCTGCGCGCCTAA
- a CDS encoding PhoH family protein, protein MAETQHPATPAPSTQAPGAHESLDVAQQAQRTYVIDTSVLLSDPSALFRFAEHSVVLPVVVVIELEKKRHDPELGYFARRALRILDELREKHLRLDFPVPVGDAGGTVRVELNHSSIETLPSGMRLGDNDTRILAVAQNLAGEGLDVTVVSKDLPMRLKAAAIGLGSEEYRAEQAHDDAYSGTASIDLDEERMRELWDEDGLGGVAEVEGLPRGTGLIVTSPRGSALGRVDGPGSLRLVRGDREVFGVTGRSAEQRLAIDLLLDPNFGIVSLGGSAGTGKSALALAAGLEAVLERRQHRKIMVFRPLYAVGGQELGYLPGDREEKMGPWAQAVFDTLGSIVSENVLDEVIARDLIEVLPLTHIRGRSLHDAFVIVDEAQSLERGVLLTMLSCIGQNSRVVLTHDVAQRDNLRVGRYDGIAAVIEKLKGHPLFGHVTLTRSERSEIAALVTELLDTP, encoded by the coding sequence GTGGCCGAAACCCAGCACCCCGCAACTCCCGCCCCGTCGACGCAGGCGCCCGGCGCGCACGAGAGCCTCGACGTCGCGCAGCAGGCGCAGCGCACCTACGTGATCGACACGTCGGTGCTGCTCAGCGATCCGTCGGCGCTCTTCCGCTTCGCCGAGCACTCCGTCGTGCTTCCCGTGGTGGTGGTCATCGAGCTCGAGAAGAAGCGCCACGACCCCGAGCTCGGCTACTTCGCGCGCCGCGCCCTGCGCATCCTCGACGAGTTGCGCGAGAAGCACCTGCGCCTCGACTTCCCGGTGCCCGTCGGCGACGCGGGCGGCACGGTGCGAGTCGAGCTCAACCACTCGAGCATCGAGACACTGCCGAGCGGCATGCGGCTCGGCGACAACGACACGCGGATCCTCGCCGTCGCGCAGAACCTCGCGGGGGAGGGCCTCGACGTCACGGTCGTGTCGAAGGATCTGCCGATGCGGCTCAAGGCCGCCGCGATCGGACTCGGGTCCGAGGAGTACCGGGCCGAGCAGGCCCACGACGACGCCTACAGCGGCACCGCCTCGATCGACCTCGACGAGGAGCGGATGCGGGAGCTCTGGGACGAGGACGGTCTCGGGGGCGTGGCCGAGGTCGAGGGCCTGCCGCGCGGCACCGGGCTGATCGTCACCTCGCCTCGCGGATCCGCCCTCGGCCGCGTGGACGGCCCGGGATCGCTGCGGCTGGTGCGCGGCGACCGCGAGGTGTTCGGCGTGACGGGCCGCAGCGCCGAGCAGCGCCTCGCCATCGACCTGCTGCTCGACCCGAACTTCGGCATCGTCTCGCTCGGCGGCAGCGCCGGCACCGGCAAGTCGGCGCTCGCGCTCGCCGCAGGGCTCGAAGCGGTGCTCGAGCGGCGGCAGCACCGCAAGATCATGGTGTTCCGGCCGCTGTACGCGGTGGGCGGTCAAGAGCTCGGCTACCTGCCGGGCGACCGCGAGGAGAAGATGGGGCCGTGGGCGCAGGCCGTGTTCGACACACTCGGCTCGATCGTCTCGGAGAACGTGCTCGACGAGGTGATCGCGCGCGACCTCATCGAGGTGCTGCCGCTCACCCACATCCGCGGCCGCTCGCTGCACGACGCCTTCGTGATCGTCGACGAGGCGCAGTCGCTCGAGCGGGGCGTGCTGCTCACGATGCTCTCGTGCATCGGCCAGAACTCGCGGGTGGTGCTCACCCACGACGTCGCGCAGCGCGACAACCTGCGGGTGGGCCGCTACGACGGCATCGCGGCCGTGATCGAGAAGCTCAAGGGCCACCCCCTCTTCGGGCATGTGACCCTCACGCGTTCCGAGCGCAGCGAGATCGCGGCGCTCGTGACGGAGCTGCTCGACACCCCCTGA
- a CDS encoding SGNH/GDSL hydrolase family protein: protein MMLARSPALGAKALALSAAATIAQLVKWQRLYTWANRPLMRLAEMQPVTAAWWRERRKQPGDFLYLALGDSTAQGIGASTPGRSYVGQLADRIEACLGEPIAVTNLGVSGAPSNLCARDQLPRAAKVLARRSPDLVTLDIGANDIAQWDPLAFHRNISTIIDALPSHTIVGEVPCFHLPWNDRRVREANRILRTVAQDRGLSVVPIYEATRARGVRGILTEFAEDAFHPNDRGYEVWADAFWPVVRARLDELARQRPS, encoded by the coding sequence ATGATGCTGGCCCGATCCCCCGCACTCGGAGCGAAAGCCCTCGCGCTGTCGGCCGCGGCGACCATCGCGCAGCTGGTGAAGTGGCAGCGGCTCTACACCTGGGCGAACCGCCCGCTCATGCGGCTCGCCGAGATGCAGCCGGTGACCGCCGCCTGGTGGCGCGAGCGCCGCAAGCAGCCGGGCGACTTCCTCTACCTCGCGCTCGGCGATTCCACGGCGCAGGGCATCGGTGCGAGCACCCCGGGGCGCAGCTACGTGGGGCAGCTCGCCGATCGCATCGAGGCCTGTCTCGGCGAGCCGATCGCGGTCACGAACCTCGGGGTCTCGGGGGCGCCGTCGAACCTGTGCGCGCGCGACCAGCTGCCCCGCGCCGCGAAAGTGCTCGCGCGGCGCAGCCCCGATCTCGTGACGCTCGACATCGGGGCGAACGACATCGCGCAGTGGGATCCGCTGGCGTTCCACCGCAACATCTCGACCATCATCGACGCGCTGCCCTCGCACACCATCGTGGGCGAAGTGCCCTGCTTCCATCTGCCCTGGAACGATCGCCGGGTGCGCGAGGCGAACCGGATCCTGCGCACCGTCGCGCAGGATCGGGGGCTCTCGGTGGTGCCGATCTACGAGGCGACGCGGGCCCGCGGCGTGCGGGGCATCCTCACGGAGTTCGCCGAGGACGCCTTCCACCCGAACGATCGGGGCTACGAGGTCTGGGCCGACGCGTTCTGGCCCGTGGTGCGGGCTCGGCTCGACGAGCTCGCGCGGCAGCGCCCGAGCTGA